Proteins encoded in a region of the Bacillota bacterium genome:
- a CDS encoding AAA family ATPase codes for MCVVKEIPPERLRRRSDPSSFPFDTTESIALIEGIIGQERAVRALDFGLSVSSPGYNIYVSGLTGTGRTTYARSAVQKVAGEGLTPGDWVYVNNFEEPDRPLAIALPCGMGHGFAQEVDDLIEELKREVKKAFESDEYARRKDALMKKFQEVTQQVLNHTEAMVKEKGFSLVRTTTGFGTIPMMQDRAMTPEEFEALDGDSKANLEAKSQELQTEIAAMVRKVKDLEKKARERLKGLDEQMALFAVGHHVNDIKEKYRDYPKIGKFMDSLKDEVVSHIDDFRGLEEQPSSSPQAPWARTRDPQAVFNKYKVNVLVNNAECRGAPVIFETNPTYYNLLGKIEYKGQLGIMVTDFTMIKPGALHRANGGYLILHAADVLKYPLAWDGLKRTLRNREIKIENMGEQLRADAVVGLQPEAIPLDVKVIMIGSPWIYQALYVMDEDFRKLFKVRADFDMSMARTQEHAEKYGAFIGSVCSREGLIHFDREAVARVIEYSSRLVEDQEKLSTRFNDIVELLYEANAWAKKEHSHAVSASHVDQALEEKAYRSMLVEEKIQEMILRDKIMVDTSGEAVGQINGLSIYDMGDYSFGRPSRITAKAFIGRAGVVNIEREIRMSGTIHSKGVLILAGYLGAKYAHNKPLALSASLCFEQNYEGVDGDSASSTELYALLSELSGLPVKQSIAVTGSVNQRGEIQPVGGVTRKIEGFFAVCKARGLDGSHGAIIPSRNVDNLMLKEEVLEAVRQGLFRVWSVDTIDEGLEILTGVPAGIMGPDGEYPKDTVHGRVDRRLAEWAETMSKHGPGY; via the coding sequence ATGTGTGTGGTTAAAGAGATTCCCCCCGAGAGACTCAGGAGGCGGAGCGACCCATCGAGTTTTCCCTTTGATACCACGGAGAGCATTGCCCTAATCGAAGGGATAATTGGCCAGGAACGGGCCGTGAGGGCCCTTGATTTCGGCTTGAGCGTGTCTAGCCCAGGCTATAACATCTATGTCTCCGGCCTCACCGGCACCGGTCGCACAACCTATGCCAGGTCGGCTGTGCAGAAGGTGGCTGGCGAGGGCCTGACCCCTGGTGACTGGGTGTACGTGAACAACTTCGAAGAGCCCGACAGGCCTCTAGCCATTGCGCTGCCCTGCGGGATGGGCCATGGGTTTGCCCAGGAAGTAGATGACCTCATTGAAGAGCTCAAGAGAGAGGTCAAGAAGGCCTTTGAGTCCGACGAGTATGCCCGGCGCAAGGATGCGCTCATGAAGAAGTTCCAGGAGGTCACACAGCAAGTACTGAACCACACGGAGGCAATGGTGAAGGAGAAGGGGTTCTCGCTGGTGAGAACGACTACCGGTTTTGGCACCATCCCGATGATGCAAGATAGGGCCATGACCCCGGAGGAGTTCGAAGCCCTTGATGGGGACTCCAAGGCGAACCTGGAGGCCAAGAGCCAGGAGCTCCAGACCGAGATAGCGGCCATGGTCAGGAAGGTAAAGGACCTGGAGAAGAAGGCCAGGGAGAGGCTGAAGGGCCTGGACGAGCAAATGGCACTCTTTGCCGTTGGCCATCATGTGAATGATATTAAGGAGAAGTACCGGGACTACCCCAAGATCGGCAAGTTCATGGACAGCCTCAAGGACGAGGTTGTCTCCCACATAGACGACTTTCGGGGCCTAGAGGAACAGCCAAGCTCCTCCCCCCAGGCGCCCTGGGCCAGGACCAGGGACCCACAGGCAGTCTTCAACAAGTACAAGGTGAATGTCCTGGTCAACAACGCCGAGTGCCGAGGGGCCCCTGTCATATTCGAAACCAACCCAACGTACTACAACCTCCTTGGTAAGATAGAATACAAAGGCCAGCTGGGGATAATGGTCACCGACTTCACCATGATCAAGCCTGGTGCCCTCCACAGGGCCAACGGTGGATACCTGATCCTCCATGCGGCGGACGTACTGAAGTACCCTCTGGCGTGGGATGGTCTGAAGAGGACCCTGAGAAACAGGGAGATCAAGATAGAGAACATGGGAGAGCAACTAAGAGCTGACGCAGTGGTGGGACTCCAACCCGAGGCCATTCCCCTGGACGTCAAGGTGATCATGATCGGCTCCCCCTGGATATACCAGGCCCTTTATGTTATGGACGAGGACTTCCGGAAGCTCTTCAAGGTGAGAGCGGACTTTGACATGTCCATGGCCCGCACGCAGGAGCACGCGGAGAAGTATGGGGCCTTTATCGGGTCTGTGTGTTCCAGGGAGGGCCTTATACACTTTGACCGGGAGGCTGTGGCCAGGGTGATTGAGTACAGTTCGAGGCTCGTGGAGGACCAGGAGAAGCTCTCCACACGCTTTAATGACATTGTGGAACTCCTTTACGAGGCCAACGCCTGGGCCAAGAAGGAACACTCACACGCGGTCAGCGCCAGTCATGTGGACCAGGCCCTGGAAGAGAAGGCCTACCGGTCCATGTTGGTTGAGGAGAAGATCCAGGAAATGATCCTCCGCGACAAGATCATGGTGGACACCAGCGGGGAGGCGGTCGGGCAGATAAATGGGCTCTCCATCTACGACATGGGCGACTACTCCTTTGGGAGACCAAGCCGCATTACAGCCAAGGCCTTCATCGGGAGGGCAGGAGTGGTCAACATAGAACGCGAGATCAGGATGTCCGGCACCATTCACTCCAAGGGCGTCTTGATCCTCGCAGGGTACCTAGGGGCCAAGTACGCCCACAACAAGCCTCTGGCCCTCTCAGCCAGCCTTTGCTTTGAACAGAACTACGAGGGGGTGGACGGGGACAGCGCGTCCAGCACGGAGCTGTACGCTCTCCTCTCGGAACTTTCCGGGCTGCCTGTAAAGCAAAGCATTGCAGTGACCGGGTCCGTGAATCAAAGGGGTGAGATCCAGCCCGTTGGTGGTGTCACCAGGAAGATCGAAGGATTCTTCGCTGTGTGCAAGGCGAGAGGCTTGGACGGGAGCCATGGAGCCATCATCCCCAGCCGTAACGTAGATAACCTCATGCTCAAAGAGGAGGTCCTTGAGGCTGTCAGGCAAGGGCTCTTCCGGGTCTGGTCAGTGGATACCATCGACGAGGGACTGGAGATACTCACGGGGGTGCCTGCGGGTATCATGGGTCCAGACGGGGAGTATCCCAAAGACACTGTGCATGGCAGGGTCGACCGGAGGCTGGCGGAGTGGGCGGAAACCATGTCCAAGCACGGCCCGGGATACTAA
- the fusA gene encoding elongation factor G, which yields MKSYSPGSLRNIGLIAHGGAGKTSVAEAMLFTSGMTDRLGKSDDGNTVMDHDPEEIKRKMSISLSIAPCHWKDTKINIVDTPGYFDFVGDVRAGLRVVDGAIVVVDAVAGVEVGTELFWEFADEYRLPRMIYVNKIDRENASFSNTLDSLRQAFGNSVVPMQMPIGHEASFKGVVDLVSMKAMLDKGDGKVLVEDIPADLAEQAKSLREPLLEAAAESDDELIEKYLEGEELLPEEIVRGLLKGVSKGQVFPVLLGSAIRNQATAALLDAVTSIMPSPVDAESVKGTEPKSGNEATRAVNTEEPFSALVFKTMADPYVGKLTVFRVYSGVLRSDSHAYNASKGRTERIGQLFVMKGKHQEAVAQAIAGDLAAVAKLQETGTGDTLCDEHHPIVYQPVSFPAPVYSVAVAPKAKGDEDKIGSGLARLAEEDPTFKVEKNAETLQTLISGMGDLHLDVITDRLKRKFGVDVVLEQPKVPYRETIRGTARVEGKHKKQTGGRGQYGHVFIDMEPLGPEAETDFEFVDKIFGGAVPRQYIPAVEKGVRETMQEGVIAGYPVSGVRVTLVDGSYHTVDSSEMAFKIASSMAFKKGFAEASPALLEPIMKVEVTVPDNFMGDVMGDLNKKRGKILGMEPRGTVQVIRAMAPLSEMFKYSIDLRSITQGRGLYTMEFSHYEEVPSHLAQEIIAQAKKDKEAEGK from the coding sequence ATGAAAAGCTATAGTCCCGGTTCTTTGAGAAATATTGGCCTTATCGCTCACGGAGGGGCTGGGAAGACCTCGGTGGCCGAGGCCATGCTCTTTACTAGCGGCATGACGGATCGCCTGGGCAAGTCCGATGACGGGAACACCGTCATGGACCACGATCCGGAAGAGATAAAGCGGAAGATGAGCATTTCCCTGAGCATAGCGCCCTGCCACTGGAAGGATACCAAGATAAACATCGTGGATACCCCAGGTTACTTCGACTTCGTAGGCGATGTTCGTGCGGGTCTCAGAGTGGTCGACGGAGCCATTGTGGTGGTGGATGCGGTTGCAGGGGTTGAGGTGGGTACGGAACTCTTCTGGGAGTTTGCTGATGAGTACAGACTCCCTCGCATGATATATGTGAACAAGATAGATAGGGAGAACGCCAGCTTCTCAAACACCCTGGATTCTTTGAGGCAGGCCTTCGGCAACAGCGTGGTTCCTATGCAGATGCCCATAGGCCACGAGGCCTCCTTCAAGGGCGTAGTAGATCTGGTGTCAATGAAGGCCATGCTAGACAAGGGTGACGGTAAGGTGCTTGTAGAGGATATTCCCGCGGACCTGGCGGAGCAGGCGAAATCCTTGAGAGAGCCCCTGCTGGAGGCCGCCGCCGAGAGTGATGACGAGCTCATTGAGAAGTACCTGGAGGGGGAGGAACTGTTACCGGAAGAGATAGTACGGGGACTCCTTAAAGGGGTTTCTAAAGGGCAAGTATTCCCTGTCCTGTTGGGCTCTGCCATCAGAAACCAGGCGACAGCAGCGCTTTTGGATGCGGTGACATCCATTATGCCTTCTCCCGTGGATGCCGAATCCGTCAAAGGGACGGAGCCCAAGTCCGGGAATGAAGCGACCCGCGCTGTCAATACCGAGGAACCCTTCTCAGCGCTGGTGTTCAAGACCATGGCCGACCCATACGTTGGAAAACTCACGGTCTTCCGGGTCTATTCAGGGGTTTTGCGTTCGGATTCCCACGCCTACAACGCTTCAAAGGGGCGAACCGAGAGGATCGGGCAGCTCTTCGTGATGAAGGGAAAGCACCAGGAAGCTGTTGCGCAGGCCATTGCCGGGGATCTTGCAGCCGTTGCCAAGCTCCAGGAAACGGGTACCGGAGATACCCTGTGCGATGAGCACCACCCCATTGTCTACCAACCGGTCTCCTTCCCAGCACCTGTCTATTCAGTGGCCGTTGCCCCCAAAGCCAAGGGGGATGAGGACAAGATAGGTTCTGGGCTAGCAAGGCTGGCGGAGGAGGACCCCACCTTCAAGGTGGAAAAGAACGCGGAAACCCTTCAAACCCTCATATCTGGTATGGGGGACTTGCACCTGGATGTTATCACCGACCGCCTAAAGAGGAAGTTCGGGGTGGATGTCGTGCTAGAGCAGCCCAAGGTGCCGTACCGCGAAACCATCAGGGGCACTGCAAGGGTTGAAGGCAAGCACAAGAAGCAAACGGGTGGAAGGGGCCAGTACGGTCACGTATTCATCGACATGGAGCCCCTGGGGCCTGAAGCTGAAACGGACTTCGAGTTCGTGGACAAGATATTCGGTGGGGCGGTTCCCAGGCAGTACATACCCGCTGTGGAGAAGGGTGTCCGGGAAACCATGCAGGAGGGCGTCATTGCCGGGTATCCAGTGAGCGGTGTCCGGGTGACCCTGGTGGACGGTTCGTACCACACGGTGGATTCTTCGGAAATGGCATTTAAGATCGCTTCATCCATGGCCTTTAAGAAGGGGTTCGCCGAGGCAAGCCCAGCACTCTTGGAACCCATAATGAAGGTGGAGGTAACGGTGCCGGACAATTTCATGGGTGATGTTATGGGAGACCTGAACAAGAAGAGGGGCAAGATCCTTGGCATGGAGCCCAGGGGTACGGTCCAGGTCATCAGGGCAATGGCTCCCTTGTCTGAGATGTTCAAGTACTCCATAGACCTGAGATCCATTACCCAGGGCCGGGGGCTCTACACAATGGAGTTCTCTCACTACGAGGAGGTTCCCTCACACCTGGCCCAGGAGATCATAGCGCAGGCTAAGAAGGACAAGGAAGCCGAGGGGAAGTGA
- the trxB gene encoding thioredoxin-disulfide reductase yields the protein MEAVKTYELTIIGGGPAGLTAAIYSGRALVNAVLLERGLPGGQAATSHMIANYPGFPGGIGGPELAQKMEEHAREFGVEVLMAEVSSVAQGEGWYLIKTSDGVIKSKALLVATGSRQKRLGVPEEDELRGKGLSYCATCDGAFFQDRDVVVVGGGDSAVEEAGYLTRFVSRVYLVHRRDQLRAAKSLVERARQNPKIYMVLDSVVTGLKGKDRLEGVEVTNVKTHETRTIAASGIFVYVGLEPNTEFIRGVVDMDQQGYIITTQDMETSAPGVFAAGDVRSKSLRQVATAVGDGALAAVQAGRFLEGH from the coding sequence TTGGAGGCGGTTAAAACCTACGAATTGACCATCATCGGGGGGGGGCCGGCTGGCCTCACGGCTGCTATATACTCGGGAAGGGCTCTAGTCAACGCAGTACTCCTGGAACGGGGGCTTCCCGGGGGTCAAGCAGCCACCAGCCACATGATAGCTAACTACCCGGGGTTCCCAGGCGGGATAGGAGGCCCTGAACTAGCCCAGAAGATGGAGGAACACGCCCGGGAGTTCGGAGTGGAAGTACTCATGGCCGAAGTCTCCTCCGTGGCTCAAGGTGAGGGCTGGTACCTCATAAAGACCTCTGACGGTGTGATAAAGAGCAAGGCACTGTTGGTGGCCACCGGCTCTCGTCAGAAGCGCCTGGGCGTGCCGGAGGAGGACGAGCTACGCGGTAAGGGTTTATCGTACTGCGCTACATGCGACGGCGCCTTCTTCCAAGACAGGGACGTTGTGGTGGTGGGCGGCGGTGATTCCGCCGTCGAAGAGGCCGGCTACCTGACTCGCTTCGTCTCCCGGGTGTACCTTGTCCACAGGAGAGACCAGCTGAGGGCAGCCAAGAGCCTGGTGGAGAGGGCTAGACAGAACCCCAAGATCTACATGGTCCTTGACTCTGTTGTGACCGGCTTGAAGGGTAAGGACCGCCTTGAGGGTGTTGAGGTGACCAATGTGAAGACTCACGAGACACGCACTATCGCCGCAAGCGGGATATTCGTGTACGTTGGGCTTGAGCCGAATACGGAGTTTATCAGGGGCGTGGTTGATATGGACCAGCAAGGGTACATTATCACAACGCAGGACATGGAGACTTCAGCCCCGGGTGTTTTCGCTGCCGGAGATGTACGCTCGAAGTCCCTGCGCCAGGTGGCGACGGCGGTGGGCGACGGAGCCCTGGCAGCAGTACAGGCAGGGAGGTTCCTGGAAGGGCACTGA
- a CDS encoding CtsR family transcriptional regulator, with the protein MGSLSDEIEEYLKNMVRSSNGILVVQRNSLAKRFRCVPSQISYVLDTRFVMERGYLIESRRGGGGYVRIVRLNLGSATALLDLVGQVQGPGISEEVATHILARLQEERFITPREADLLRANMSRSVLGNSQEADHVRKRLLTSVVQTLVRWV; encoded by the coding sequence ATGGGCAGCCTTTCTGACGAGATCGAAGAATATCTCAAGAACATGGTCAGGTCCAGCAACGGGATACTTGTGGTCCAGCGGAACTCGCTCGCCAAGCGATTCCGCTGCGTTCCCTCACAAATCAGCTATGTCCTGGATACCAGATTCGTGATGGAGCGGGGCTACCTCATTGAGAGCCGGAGGGGAGGGGGCGGTTACGTCCGCATTGTGAGGCTGAACCTTGGTTCAGCCACCGCTTTACTGGACCTGGTGGGGCAGGTACAAGGCCCGGGCATTTCCGAGGAGGTGGCCACCCACATACTGGCACGCCTCCAGGAAGAGCGCTTCATCACTCCTCGCGAGGCTGACCTGTTGAGGGCGAATATGAGTAGGAGCGTGCTGGGAAATTCCCAAGAAGCTGATCATGTCCGCAAGAGATTGCTGACATCTGTAGTGCAAACCCTGGTGAGGTGGGTGTGA
- a CDS encoding UvrB/UvrC motif-containing protein, with protein MLCDECKQKPATVHFAKIVDGNKEETHLCEACAQAKSQVGFVVEPCFSINQLLAGLVYHDTPAPRTRREEKEGPCPNCGLTYGEFARLGRLGCDVCYTHFDARLEPLIKRIHAAGTHTGKVPRKASTGVLLRREMDRLREELTTAVSREEYEKAASIRDRLKELEGRREDRGDGDE; from the coding sequence GTGTTGTGTGACGAGTGTAAGCAGAAGCCTGCTACAGTCCATTTCGCGAAGATAGTTGACGGTAACAAGGAGGAGACTCACCTTTGCGAGGCCTGTGCCCAAGCGAAGAGCCAGGTTGGGTTCGTGGTGGAACCTTGCTTTTCCATAAACCAGCTCCTGGCGGGCCTCGTTTACCACGATACACCCGCGCCTAGGACACGGCGAGAGGAAAAGGAGGGTCCCTGCCCGAATTGCGGGCTTACCTACGGCGAGTTCGCCCGGCTGGGAAGGCTTGGGTGTGATGTGTGCTACACTCACTTTGATGCAAGGCTCGAGCCCCTTATCAAGAGGATACACGCTGCGGGGACCCATACCGGAAAGGTCCCCAGGAAGGCCAGTACTGGTGTCCTGCTGCGGCGGGAGATGGACAGACTCAGGGAAGAACTCACCACGGCTGTCTCCAGGGAGGAGTATGAGAAGGCAGCATCCATCAGGGACAGGCTGAAGGAGCTCGAAGGCCGCAGGGAAGATCGGGGAGATGGAGACGAATGA
- a CDS encoding protein arginine kinase, which produces MNNIFTKALSRWMEGDGPHADTVISSRVRLARNLAGRAFPHRSSPEQASEVIGEVARAIESINKEGGNLEVFRLGELGSLERQVLVEKHLISPQHAQNPLGAVVICPDEEVSIMVNEEDHLRIQCLLPGLQLEEAWAMATRLDDSLENTLTYAFGERRGYITACPTNVGTALRASVMTHLPALVLTNRIGGVIPAISQLGLVVRGLYGEGTEAAGNIFQVSNQVTLGKSEEEIISNLHDISEQIIEQEKAARTSLMESRVALEDRVWRSYGILANARSITSEEAIRLWSNVRLGADLGLLQIDRSNLNELIVLSRPAFVSRLAGRELAPAERDEVRAANIRERLGGQ; this is translated from the coding sequence ATGAACAACATCTTCACTAAGGCACTATCCCGCTGGATGGAGGGGGATGGCCCTCACGCCGATACAGTGATATCCAGCCGAGTACGACTGGCCAGGAACCTGGCGGGAAGGGCGTTTCCCCATAGAAGCAGTCCTGAACAGGCCTCTGAGGTAATTGGTGAGGTCGCCCGGGCCATCGAGAGCATCAATAAAGAGGGCGGCAATCTCGAGGTCTTCAGGCTAGGGGAATTGGGGTCTCTGGAACGGCAGGTCCTCGTTGAGAAGCACCTTATCAGCCCCCAGCATGCCCAGAACCCCCTGGGGGCTGTGGTAATATGCCCGGACGAAGAAGTGAGCATAATGGTGAACGAGGAAGATCACCTGAGAATACAGTGCCTGTTGCCAGGCTTGCAGCTTGAGGAAGCCTGGGCTATGGCAACCCGGCTCGATGATTCCCTGGAGAACACACTGACCTATGCCTTCGGTGAGCGGCGCGGCTACATTACCGCCTGCCCCACCAATGTGGGCACTGCATTGAGGGCATCGGTGATGACTCACCTGCCAGCTTTGGTCTTAACCAACAGGATAGGCGGGGTCATCCCAGCCATAAGCCAGCTGGGATTGGTAGTAAGGGGTCTTTACGGAGAGGGGACCGAGGCCGCCGGGAACATATTCCAGGTATCGAACCAGGTTACCCTTGGCAAATCCGAGGAGGAGATCATCAGTAATCTTCACGATATCAGCGAGCAGATAATCGAGCAGGAAAAGGCCGCTCGAACCAGCCTCATGGAGAGCAGGGTGGCCTTGGAGGACAGGGTTTGGAGGTCCTATGGGATCCTGGCCAATGCCAGGTCCATTACCTCCGAGGAGGCCATCCGGCTCTGGTCCAATGTGCGGCTTGGGGCTGACTTGGGTCTCCTCCAGATAGACAGGTCGAACCTTAACGAGCTAATAGTGCTTAGCCGCCCGGCCTTTGTATCACGCCTCGCAGGGCGGGAGCTTGCTCCCGCCGAGAGAGACGAGGTCCGTGCCGCGAACATCAGAGAGAGACTCGGCGGGCAATGA
- a CDS encoding ATP-dependent Clp protease ATP-binding subunit, producing MFGRFTERAHRVILLAQEEARQSGHDFIGTEHLLLGLIREGGGIAARALESLGISLETVRSEVKKLIGHGQPSASAEISFTPRAKKVVLELASEEARLLGHNYVGTEHILLGLIREDEGVAARVLTSLGADLEKVRAEVGQLLPTQGQAASPGRAKARQTSPTPNLDTYGRDLTRLAREGELDPVIGREKEIERVVQILSRRTKNNPVLIGEPGVGKTAIVEGLAQMVVDGKVPELLAGKRVVTLDLAALVAGSKYRGEFEERLKKVMDEIRNTKNIVLFIDEMHNIVGAGAAEGAIDASSILKPALARGELQCVGATTLDEYRKHVEKDAALERRFQPIMVEEPSVEETTEILKGLRDRYEAHHRVEITDAALETAARLSDRYVTDRFLPDKAIDLVDEAASRVRLRSMVAPEDIKLLEQRLEEARKEKEAAIQGQEFEKAARMRDEEQKIKEQLESLKKDWEQQKVRLQSTVNDEDIADIVSSWTGIPVSRLALTEAERLLNLEAELHKRVVAQDEAVQSVAKAIRRARAGLKDPRRPIGSFIFLGPTGVGKTELARTLAEALFGDEDAMVQLDMSEYMERHTVSRLVGAPPGYVGYEEGGQLTEAVRRRPYSVILLDEIEKAHPEVFNVLLQVLEDGRLTEAKGRTVDFRNTVIIMTSNVGADLIRRQATVGFRADREAETGYSEMKDTIMEQVKKTFRPEFLNRIDEFIVFHALTQENVSEIVDLMLEKVARRLKEMGIELDVSAEIKSYLVKEGFDPVYGARPLRRAIQRFVEDPLSEEVLRGRVKENDRVLVALDSEGQHLVFKPASEV from the coding sequence ATGTTTGGGAGATTTACGGAGCGGGCCCATCGTGTGATACTCCTGGCTCAAGAGGAAGCCAGGCAATCGGGCCATGACTTCATAGGTACCGAACACCTTCTCCTGGGGCTCATTCGAGAAGGGGGAGGCATTGCAGCCCGGGCCCTGGAGAGCCTGGGAATCAGCCTGGAGACGGTAAGGTCAGAGGTGAAGAAACTCATAGGGCATGGACAACCCTCTGCCTCGGCAGAGATTAGTTTCACCCCCAGAGCCAAGAAGGTGGTCCTGGAGCTGGCATCCGAAGAGGCTCGCTTGCTCGGTCACAACTATGTTGGCACCGAGCACATTCTCCTTGGATTGATAAGGGAGGATGAGGGTGTGGCCGCGAGGGTCCTCACATCTCTCGGGGCGGACTTGGAGAAGGTCAGGGCCGAGGTGGGCCAGCTCCTTCCCACGCAGGGGCAGGCGGCTAGCCCTGGGAGGGCGAAGGCACGCCAGACCAGTCCCACTCCAAACCTGGACACCTATGGACGCGACCTGACGAGACTCGCCAGGGAGGGGGAGCTGGATCCTGTCATTGGCAGGGAGAAGGAGATCGAACGCGTCGTGCAGATCCTCTCTAGGCGCACTAAGAACAACCCAGTCCTCATTGGAGAGCCAGGAGTGGGCAAGACAGCCATAGTGGAGGGCTTAGCCCAGATGGTGGTGGACGGCAAGGTCCCCGAGCTCTTGGCGGGCAAGCGGGTGGTGACCCTTGACCTGGCGGCTTTGGTGGCTGGCTCTAAGTACCGCGGGGAGTTCGAGGAGAGACTCAAGAAGGTAATGGACGAGATCCGCAACACCAAGAATATAGTCCTTTTCATTGACGAGATGCACAACATTGTGGGGGCCGGTGCCGCTGAGGGAGCCATAGACGCATCGAGCATCCTCAAGCCTGCTCTGGCCCGGGGTGAACTCCAGTGCGTCGGCGCGACCACCCTGGATGAGTATCGCAAGCACGTTGAGAAGGATGCCGCTCTGGAGAGGCGCTTCCAGCCGATAATGGTAGAAGAACCCTCGGTCGAGGAAACCACTGAGATCCTCAAGGGTCTGAGGGACCGCTACGAAGCCCACCACAGGGTGGAAATCACTGATGCGGCCCTGGAAACTGCCGCAAGGCTGTCGGACCGCTATGTCACGGACCGGTTCCTGCCGGATAAGGCCATCGACCTCGTAGATGAGGCGGCATCCAGGGTAAGGCTTCGGTCCATGGTGGCGCCTGAAGACATAAAACTTCTCGAGCAGCGCCTGGAAGAAGCCCGCAAGGAAAAAGAGGCTGCCATTCAAGGCCAGGAGTTTGAAAAGGCCGCCCGCATGAGGGACGAGGAACAGAAGATAAAGGAACAGCTGGAGAGCCTCAAGAAGGACTGGGAGCAGCAAAAGGTGCGTTTACAGTCCACGGTGAATGATGAAGACATCGCCGACATAGTCTCATCGTGGACTGGAATTCCCGTCTCCCGGCTAGCGTTGACCGAGGCTGAGCGCCTGTTAAACCTGGAGGCGGAGCTGCACAAGCGTGTGGTTGCCCAGGATGAAGCCGTGCAATCAGTGGCCAAAGCTATCAGAAGGGCTAGGGCAGGTCTCAAAGACCCTCGACGGCCCATTGGATCCTTCATCTTCCTGGGGCCCACCGGTGTCGGGAAGACAGAACTGGCAAGAACGTTGGCTGAGGCTCTCTTCGGTGATGAGGACGCCATGGTGCAGCTTGACATGTCCGAGTACATGGAGCGGCACACGGTGTCCCGGCTCGTGGGGGCTCCCCCGGGATACGTAGGCTATGAAGAGGGAGGACAGCTTACCGAGGCGGTCCGGCGTCGCCCCTACTCGGTGATCCTCTTAGACGAGATAGAGAAGGCTCATCCAGAGGTCTTCAACGTGCTGCTGCAAGTACTGGAAGATGGGAGGCTCACGGAGGCAAAGGGGAGAACGGTGGACTTCCGGAACACCGTCATCATCATGACCTCCAATGTGGGGGCTGATCTCATCAGGCGGCAAGCCACCGTCGGCTTCCGGGCCGACCGAGAGGCCGAGACGGGGTACTCGGAGATGAAGGACACCATTATGGAACAGGTGAAGAAGACCTTCCGCCCTGAGTTTCTCAATAGGATAGATGAGTTCATCGTGTTCCATGCCCTGACACAAGAGAATGTTTCGGAGATAGTGGATCTAATGCTTGAGAAAGTGGCAAGAAGGCTCAAAGAGATGGGCATTGAACTTGACGTATCCGCGGAAATCAAGTCGTACCTGGTTAAAGAGGGTTTTGACCCGGTATACGGTGCAAGGCCCCTCCGCAGGGCAATCCAGAGGTTCGTGGAGGACCCCCTGTCCGAAGAGGTTCTCAGGGGAAGAGTCAAGGAAAACGACAGAGTCCTGGTTGCGCTGGACTCCGAAGGCCAGCATCTAGTGTTCAAGCCGGCGAGCGAAGTGTAG